One Hypomesus transpacificus isolate Combined female chromosome 21, fHypTra1, whole genome shotgun sequence genomic window, GGATTTGTTAATATAGCCTAAATTGTCTTGTATAAATGCACTGAAAATGGAAATTGTGCCCATTTTCCAAGGGGACGACTGTAAAAACAAAGCAATCCCTAATCGGCAGCAACCATAACGTGGTGATGTACTTCACTCGGTTTTTACAGTCTTGGCTTCAAAAGATTTAGCAATAGTCAGAAGAGAAATGTCGAATTACGTCATTGTTTCCGTTTCCGTTTCCTACCGTGTATCTGTTGGACCATTAAAATACACGACAGTTACTTCATTTCCAACATGTTTATTTCGTTTAGTAGCTTTTTAAATGTTGATTTCACGGACTAGTGTATTGAACATTCACTTGATCCAGCTGTAGTCTGAAGCAATATAGAAGTCCCCGCGCGCATGCGTTTCACGGATGAAATCAGTGGATTAGTCTAGTGCTGTGCTGGGGAGGTGAGTAGCATCAGAACATCAGCAGGGGTTTATCAATAGTGTAGCTAGCTTGCGAGCCACACGACTATAGCTGTCTAGCTTGCTACACAAATGTTCTAACAACAGGCGTACATAAATCGATCCCATTCAGATCACTGCTGATTGGAAGCGTGCTAGGCTACTCTTTGGGATTTGTAATGTCGCATGGATATACTTCTGCGTGCGTCACATGCACAACACGAGTCTGTTGTTTACAGATGGTTTTGGAATAATCAGTTACGGGTTTAAACTAGTTACCTAACAAATTCGCTGCAAAACACTCGCCTCCTTAATGTCGATGGAGGAGGACGACGGAAAGCGAGGGTCGCGAGAAGAATGGACACTCCTGTTTTGGACCTCCCTCGCAGTTATAGTCCCTGTGATTATTACATTGTGGTGCAGTGCTCAGCGCTCCAAACGGAAAATACACATGAAAGACTTCTTCCGCAAGAGCAAACACGGTTGGCACTACACCGATCTGTTCAACAAGCCTACATACTGCTGTGTATGCTCTCAACACATTCTGCAAGGGGCGTACTGTGACTGCTGTGGGCTATGTACCGACGAGCACTGCCTCCGTCGGGCCGACCGGACACACGGGTGTAAGGAGATTATGGCCCCATCTCGAACGGACGGTGCACTGGAGCACCGCTGGGTCCGAGGAAACGTCCCACTCGCCAGTTACTGTGTTGGGTGCAAACAGCAATGCGGGACTCAGCCGAAGCTGTGCGACTTTAGGTGATAACTCTCTCCTTTAATAATGTCTTGattttttgttatttaataGGAGCCCAGCGGCATACCACGACCTTTCATGTTAATCTCCACATTCATTTAGCTTAATGGCTTGCTTTCTGGGTTCTCAGGGATTCTAGCGCAACAGAGTCTGTTACGTCATTGAAATATGTTACaccagagtttgtgtgtgtgtatgtgtggctggTTCTAGTCTGCTgaagggcatgtgtgtgttcacatccttgtctctccctcgctaggtgtgtgtggtgtcagaTCACAGTGCATGACGACTGCAAGGCCAACCTGACGGACGGCGACCACTGCGACCTGGGAGAGTTCCGGAACCTCATCATCCCCCCTCACTACCTCCACCACGTCAACAAGCTCCGTCGCCGGCACCCAGACGAGTAcaccaaggtcagaggtcatcgcTAGGGTTACAGTTACAGAGATGAAAGCCACATGggtgggggcctgggggggggggggggggggggtattgaaTTAAACCAAGCACTCTGTGAGATTGGCTTGAGCTCTCTCAACATGCTCTAATAGCCAGATTAATATGTGACAGTATGGGAGTATTGGAGGAATCCCATTCattcatgtgagtgtgtgttatgtgtgtttgtagttaGCAGCCGGCTGTGGAAGCAGCTGGACACCTGTGCTGGTCCTGGCTAACACTCGCAGCGGCAACAACATGGGAGAGGCACTGCTGGGGGAGTTCCGCACCATCCTCAATCCCGTCCAGGTTTCCATACATATTATTTGATCTaaaagtgtgtttttttgttggcgGGTGTATGAATCAAAGGGAACTGTCAAGAGAAAGGGCCCAGGTAGCATATCCATTCATTGTCAGATGAGATTGTAAAAATCTCCTTACCTTTGCCTCCATCTTTTTGTTAACCTCCCCTCctttcatcttcctctcctctcattcttccctttactctcctcctcctcctcctcctcctcctcctcctcctcctcctcctcctcctcctcctcctcctcacctgccaGGTGTTTGACCTGTCCCAGCTGGCCCCCTCCAAGGCCCTGCAGCTGTGCACCCTGCTCCCCCCAGGCAGTGTCAGGGTGCTGGTGTGCGGGGGGGATGGCACCGTCGGATGGGTGCTGGACGCCGTCGACTCCATGAAGCTTAAGGTGACACCCAGCTGTCTGAGCttatgagggggagagagggtatgctgtcaccctctctctaatgCTAAGTAGCttatgagggggagagagggtatgctgtcaccctctctctaatgCTAAGTAGCttatgagggggagagagggtatgctgtcaccctctctctaatgCTAAGTAGTttatgagggggagagagggtatgctgtcaccctctctctaatgCTAAGTAGTttatgagggggagagagggtatgctgtcaccctctctctaatgCTAAGTAGCttatgagggggagagagggtatgctgtcaccctctctctaatgCTAAGTAGCttatgagggggagagagggtatgctgtcaccctctctctaatgCTAAGTAGTTGGCATACAGATGAgagttttgtctgtctgtgtttgtgtgtttatatatatatatgtgtgtttatatatatgtgtgtttgtgtttgaccaGGGTCAAGACCAGTTCATGCCGAGGGTGACCATCCTGCCGTTAGGAACAGGAAATGACCTGTCCAACTCgctgggctggggggcgggCTATGCTGGGGAGATCCCTGTGGAGCAGGTGCTCAGAAACATCCTGGAAGCTGAGGTGGTCAAGATGGACAGGTCAGGGTCAAAGTTCATCAGCTTGAACTCTCGTTCAGGGTCACGTGGGAATTGGTGTAAACCTGTGTGTCTCGGCTGTAGTTATTTggctgtaaaatatatatatatatatatatttttatatatattatatatatttttatatatattatatatatttatatccaACAGGTGGAAAGTGCAGGTGGCTTCAAAAGGCCTCTACTTTCGTAAGCCCAAGGTGAGATGCATTTCATGTCCACACGTTTAATTGGCATTCTTTTAGCCTCAAATATCGATTATATACCTTTTCCTATGGACCTTTGAACCTCTCCAGGTTCTGTCCATGAACAATTATTTCTCCGTGGGGCCTGATGCACTGATGGCGCTCAACTTCCACACCCACCGCGAGAAAACGCCCTCTTTCTTCTCCAGCCGTATCATCAACAAGGTCGGGAGGCCTCATTTGAATGTATTTACATATGAACACTGCAGTTGAGTTTAAATATGGACAAACTGAATGTGTTAAGCCACCCTTCAGAggtattgttttgttgttgctgtccaATGTCAGTTACACGCCATTCAGGATGCAATCGT contains:
- the dgke gene encoding diacylglycerol kinase epsilon is translated as MSMEEDDGKRGSREEWTLLFWTSLAVIVPVIITLWCSAQRSKRKIHMKDFFRKSKHGWHYTDLFNKPTYCCVCSQHILQGAYCDCCGLCTDEHCLRRADRTHGCKEIMAPSRTDGALEHRWVRGNVPLASYCVGCKQQCGTQPKLCDFRCVWCQITVHDDCKANLTDGDHCDLGEFRNLIIPPHYLHHVNKLRRRHPDEYTKLAAGCGSSWTPVLVLANTRSGNNMGEALLGEFRTILNPVQVFDLSQLAPSKALQLCTLLPPGSVRVLVCGGDGTVGWVLDAVDSMKLKGQDQFMPRVTILPLGTGNDLSNSLGWGAGYAGEIPVEQVLRNILEAEVVKMDRWKVQVASKGLYFRKPKVLSMNNYFSVGPDALMALNFHTHREKTPSFFSSRIINKAVYFLYGTKDCLVQECHDLDKRIELELDGERVALPSLEGIIVCNIGYWGGGCRLWEGMGDDPCPPTRLDDGLLEVVGVFGSFHCAQIQVKLANPVRLGQAHTVRLVLKSSRMPMQVDGEPWAQGPCTITITHKTQALMLYHSAEQTDEDEDESSASEAESSAPHDSPKPAGPASARA